A single region of the Etheostoma cragini isolate CJK2018 chromosome 3, CSU_Ecrag_1.0, whole genome shotgun sequence genome encodes:
- the LOC117938763 gene encoding fibroblast growth factor 12-like — protein sequence MAAAIASSLIRQRRRAREANNEKVPTNQRRSSPTKDPRPLCERHIFSVFSKVRFCSGKKRPVRRKPGGFESRLAPPQGRRGAAALFVKAIRLTKNKSYKLIRWWKIVGAALFNLIPVGLRVVAMQGVKAGLYMAMNAEGYLYTSDIFTAECKFKESVFENYYVIYSSTLYRQHESGRAWFLGLNKDGVVMKGNRVKKTKPCSHFVPRPIEVCMYKEPSLHELEEKLLKSSRSPTMNGEERPDAEAAEEPDDDLTERDGL from the exons atggcgGCGGCCATCGCCAGCTCCCTGATCCGCCAGCGGCGTCGGGCCCGCGAGGCCAACAACGAAAAGGTCCCGACCAATCAGAGACGCAGCAGTCCCACCAAGGACCCGCGGCCCCTGTGTGAGAGACACATCTTCAGCGTCTTCAGCAAGGTTCGCTTCTGCAGCGGCAAGAAGAGGCCGGTGCGCCGGAAACCAGGTGGGTTCGAATCCCGGCTAGCGCCGCCGCAGGGCCGCCGCGGGGCCGCCGCGCTATTCGTTAAAGCTATTcgtttaacaaaaaataaatcatacaaGCTCATTAGATGGTGGAAAATTGTGGGAGCAG cGCTGTTTAACCTGATCCCGGTGGGTCTGAGGGTTGTGGCCATGCAGGGAGTGAAGGCCGGACTCTACATGGCCATGAATGCAGAGGGATACCTCTACACATCA gaCATCTTTACAGCTGAGTGTAAGTTTAAGGAGTCAGTCTTTGAGAACTACTACGTGATCTACTCGTCGACGCTGTACAGGCAGCACGAGTCGGGCCGGGCCTGGTTCCTGGGCCTCAACAAGGACGGTGTGGTGATGAAGGGGAACCGTGTGAAGAAGACCAAGCCGTGCTCGCACTTCGTCCCCCGGCCCATCGAAG TCTGCATGTACAAGGAGCCGTCGCTGCACGAGCTGGAGGAGAAGCTGCTGAAGTCGTCTCGGAGCCCGACCATGAACGGCGAGGAGCGGCCGGACGCCGAGGCGGCGGAGGAGCCGGACGACGACCTCACAGAGCGGGACGGATTATAG
- the LOC117938772 gene encoding protein MB21D2-like gives MVQKLDQKLPVANEYLLLSGGVREGVVDMDVDELSVSSRGTDYDMDFTLLVPALKLHDRNQPVTLDMRHSALGHSWLSLRLFDEGTINRWKDCCTVVDHVSGAVNYFFSPTLVADWFHQAVSLVLLEVQKKPQRGVPRVEKVQRNGTVVSVILGVGSSRMLYDIVPVVSFKGWPAVAQSWLMENHFWDGKITEEEVISGFYLVPACSPKGRKENEWRLSPDTRPRS, from the exons ATGGTGCAGAAGTTGGACCAGAAGCTTCCGGTAGCTAACGAGTACCTGCTGCTGTCGGGCGGGGTGCGTGAGGGCGTGGTGGACATGGACGTGGACGAGCTGAGCGTGTCCTCCCGGGGGACGGACTACGACATGGACTTCACGCTGCTGGTCCCGGCGCTGAAGCTGCACGACCGCAACCAGCCGGTGACGCTGGACATGAGACACTCGGCGCTGGGACACTCCTGGCTCAGCCTGAGACTGTTTGATGAGGGGACAATCAACAG GTGGAAGGACTGCTGCACCGTGGTGGACCACGTCAGCGGCGCGGTGAACTACTTCTTCTCCCCCACGCTGGTGGCGGACTGGTTCCACCAGGCGGTGTCGCTGGTGCTGCTGGAGGTGCAGAAGAAGCCCCAGAGGGGGGTCCCGCGGGTGGAGAAGGTGCAGCGCAACGGCACGGTGGTCTCCGTCATCCTGGGCGTGGGCAGCAGCCGCATGCTGTACGACATCGTCCCCGTGGTGTCCTTCAAAGGCTGGCCCGCCGTGGCCCAGAGCTGGCTCATGGAGAACCACTTCTGGGACGGCAAGATCACGGAGGAGGAGGTGATCTCGGGCTTCTACCTGGTCCCCGCCTGCTCGCCCAAGGGCCGCAAGGAGAACGAGTGGCGGCT CTCCCCGGACACCCGTCCTCGCTCCTAG